Within the Marixanthomonas sp. SCSIO 43207 genome, the region TTGATACACATTTGAAAGCAATGCTTCATTGAAACGATATCGTGTTTGTGTACCATCTGTTGGTTTCCATCCTATAAAATTACTAGAAGCAGCTGTATTGATTATTTGTTTTGCAACTTGAAAATATTCTTCGCCTCCATTTTTTTCAAACGTATCTGCATCAAGACCTATAATTGTATAAACATGGTAGGCAATAACTGAAATTAAGTTTGAATTAAATGTATTTAAGTTAAAGTTTAATGGCTGAAACTCGGTATAATCAAAACTGAATTGACGATCGTTATAATTATAAATAGGCGAATCATACGTTGAGTTAAAAGTAGGCCTAGATGCTTGTACTTGTATGGTAGCCGAAAATGAAGTTGACTCAAAGTCTGAAATAATGATTGACATATTGCAGTCTATCCGCTCTTGGTTTTTATAAACCTTATTGGTCCATTTTGTATTGTTTACAAAATCGGTCAATTCTTGTTGAAGTGTTCTAAACACTTGCAAGTTTGGCTGTCCAGTTTGTTCAGCATCTACAGTTATACTGCAATTAAGTTCTTGCGCTTGAGTAGAAAGTGTTAATGTTAAAACGAAAAGTAATAGTATAAATTTACGCATCTATGTTCTCTATAATATATTGTAAAATGTCGTTTGCAACTTCGGTTTTAGGTTTAACAGCAAAACGTTGCACTTTATTGTCTTTATTAATTAAAGTGACTTTATTGGTATCTGCTTTAAACCCGGCTCCTTTGTCTTTGAGCGAATTTAAGACAATTAAATCTAAATTCTTTTTTTTGAGTTTGCTTTTTGCATTTTCAAGTTCGTTTTGAGTTTCTAAAGCAAAGCCTACCAAAAATTGATGTTTTTTAATTTCGCCAAGCGATTTTAAAATATCCTGGGTTTTTTCAAGCTCTAGTGTTAATGAGCTATCGTTCTTTTTTATTTTTTCTGAAGCAACTTGTTTGGGTCTATAATCAGCTACAGCAGCGCTTAAAACTGCAATATCACAAGTAGGAAAATAAGTATGAGCAGCTTCATACATATCTTTTGCTGAAGTCACCGGAATAATCTTTACACGGCTATTTTCAAGGCTTATATTCACAGGACCTGAAACTAAAAAAACTTCGGAACCTAGCTTAGCAGCTGCTTCAGCGACAGCATATCCCATTTTTCCGCTAGAATGGTTTCCAATAAATCGTACAGGGTCTATTGCTTCATAGGTAGGTCCTGCGGTAACCAACATCTTTTTACCTTGTAATGGCATTTGTTGCAGCAGATGGTTTTCAATAAATGAAATAATATGCTCAGGTTCGGCCATTCTTCCTTTTCCGGAAAGACCGCTAGCTAGTTCACCTTCTTCAGCTGGTATTTGAATATTTCTGAAGCTATCTAATTTTTCAAACGTTGCAGTTGTACTTGGATGTTTATACATATCTAAGTCCATTGCCGGGGCATAATACACAGGACACTTAGCCGATAGATAAGTAGCCAATAACAGATTATCGCTTGTGCCGTGAGCCATTTTAGAAAGAGTATTGGCGGTGGCAGGAGCGATCACAAATAAATCTGCCCAAAGGCCTAACTCAACGTGGTTATTCCATTGGGCATTGTCATCTTCTTCATTGGTAAAAGAAGAAAATACTTCATTTTTTGATAATGTAGAAAGGGTAAGTGGTGTGACAAACTCTTTTGCTGAGGGTGTCATAACGACTTTTACTTGTGCCCCTTTCTTCACAAAAAGCCGAACCAAAAAGGCAGCCTTATAAGCGGCAATACCGGCAGTAACGCCAAGCAACACATTTTTACCGCTTAAAATAGACATCTTCTACTTATTCAGTTCTTCTTCTTTTGTATTTCGGTAGTAAATTTTATCGTTCAACCATTCTTCAACCGCAAGTGCATGAGGTTTTGGAAGGCGCTCGTAAAATTTTGAAACTTCAATCTGTTCTTTGTTTTCAAAAATTTCTTCTAAACTGTCGTTGTACGTAGCAAACTCGTCTAACTTTTCAAGCAATTCTTTCTTGATGTCGCCGTTAATTTGCGTAGCTCGTTTTGCTATAATTGAAATAGCTTCGTAGATGTTTTCAGTAGGTGCATCTACTTTGTTTTTATCAATAGTGGTTGTATTGATAGGAGCTTCAGAATTTTTAATATCTATCATAATCCTTGTTTTAACTTTTTGATTCTGTTTCACCTAAGCGAGCAGTAATATCTGCTGCTATAATATCTGCTTCGGCTCTTAAATCGGTATCGCTGTAATATTTTAAAAATTTATTGTAATAGTCTTTTGCAGAAATTAACCGTTCTTCTTTTAATGAAGGAATACTCAGCAAGGCCAATTCATAAGCGGCTTGTAACCTTCCAAAAAAGGCGTCTTTACGATACTTTGAACCTGGATGGTCTGATATGAAATTATCGTACGATTCAATTGCCGGTCTATAATCGCCTATATATTCTGCTATTTTTAATAATTGATTGGCTACTTCAATATCCTTTTTCTCGAGTTTTTCTTTAAGTTCTGAAACCAGCTTATTGGCTTCTGGTCTTTTTTCTGAGTTAGGATATTTGTTAATATAGCTTTGTAATTTCTCTAATGCCTTATAGGTATCTTCTTGATCTAAAGAGTACCTAGGTGATAGCTCATAATAACTCTTTGCAGATCGGTACGCGGCTACTTCTACACTGTCACTTTGAGGGTATGAAGTTTCAAATCGCTCGTATTGATATCCGGCCAAGTAAAAGTCTTCTAGTTCATAAAAGGTAGTAGCGTATAAAAACATAAGCCGTTCGGCTTGAGGTTTTCCACGGTACACCGGAACTATTTGCTCAAATAACTTTAAGGCTTTTTTGTATTTTTTTTGTTTGTATAAAGAATCTGCTAATGCATATTTTTTTCCTGTATCATCAGAAGATAGAACCTTTTGATAGTTACTACAAGAACTTAAAACAATAACAGATAAAAGTAATAAAAAAGTTGCTTTCATAGCGTTTAAAAACATCGTGCAAAATTAGTGAATTAAATGGGATTACAAAAACTTAATATGCAGCTAAATTATTGTACTGCTGATGATAATTTAAGCCTTTGCATAAAGTTTAACACATCTATTTGTAAAATATTCTTATTGACTGTCAATAAAAGAAGCAATTTTTGATTGTAATGAATCACTTGCTTTTACCAATGGTAAACGAACGGCATCGTTACAAATATTTAATTTTTTGAATACTGCTTTAATTCCGGCAGGATTACCTTCTTCAAAAATATAGTTGATTGCCGGAGCAATGTTATAATGAATTGCATAAGCTTCATCTACTTTTCTATCGAGCCCTAATTGAATCATTTTTGAAAATTCTTTTGGAAATCCTTCTCCTATTACCGAAATAACGCCTGCTCCACCGGCTAATGTCATGGGCAAAGCAATCATATCATCACCACTGATAACTAAAAAGGAATCTGGAGTACCGTCAATCATTTGCATTGCTTGAACCAAATCACCTGCAGCTTCTTTGATACCAATGATATTTTTAAAATCATTTGCGAGTTTAATTACCGTTTCTGGTAACATATTTGAAGCTGTCCTTCCTGGTACATTGTATAAAATTATGGGTAATGGAGCTTCTTGAGCAATAGCAGCAAAGTGGTTGTATATGCCTTGCTGTGTAGGTTTATTATAAGCGGGAGAAACTGAAAGTATTGCAGTAAAAGCTGTAAGGTCACTCGTTTTCATTTCTTCAATCACAGCGGCTGTATTGTTACCTCCTATTCCTAAAACCAAAGGCAACCTTTTGTTATTCGCTTCTACTATAGTATCAATTACCAATTGTTTTTCCTCTTTATTTAGAGTGGCGCTTTCTGCGGTAGTTCCCAAAACAACAAGGTAATCGGTACCGTTATCAATATTATAGTTTACAACTTTTTTAAGCCCTTCAACATCTACCGAAAGATCTTCTTTAAATGGTGTTATTAAAGCGACTCCAGTTCCTATCAATTCTTTCATTTTATTTTTTTTAAAACAGTTAAATATTTTTTTAATTCGAGTTTAAAACCATCTAGATCGTGAATATCAATATCTATTAAAAGGTCAAACAAACGTGGATCTGCTCCTGATATTCCAACTTTAAAATTTGCATTACTGTCAGCTATCATAGCATCCAAAAAATTATTTTTTGTAGTATAAAACCCTACCAGTACATCAAAGCGCTTGTTTATAAACTCTTTTGCATTTTGATTATGCAACTCACCTTTCCAATTAAAGTCCTTATTATGCAATTGATTATGACGTAGAGAAGGCACTTTCCTTTTCACTTCAAGAAATGAAAAAACTTTAACGTCTTTAGGCTGCAAATTATAATAATCTGCACATTCATACAGCTTTTCAAAATCCTGAAAAACAGCCTCATCTACCAAAAACCCTAACGTTTTCATTTCAGAATTGATTTCTGAAATATCTCGCTTTTTTAAGCTGTGTTCTATCTTTTTGCGTAAGGATCTATGCTTTAATTTTTCAAACATGAGCGTTTTATGATTCTACACAAAAATACGAGTTTCGCAAAGGTTTTTAAAATAGTTTCAGGAAATCATTTGTAAAAAATCTTCTTCTGAAATAATAGGAACGCCCAAATTTTCGGCTTTGGTTTTTTTACTTGGCCCCATATTATCACCGGCAACCACATAATTGGTTTTTCCCGAGATAGAACTAGACACTTTACCCCCATTATCCTCAATAAGTTTTTTTAGCTCTGTACGTGAAACTTGATGAAAAACTCCTGAAACTACAAAAGTATCCCCATTTAGCTTATTAGTCTGGTTAGCCAATTTTTCTGCTGAAATTTCCAATTGCACGCCATAGTTCTTTAAGCGCTCAATTGTGTGTATATTTTTTTCTGAAGTAAAAAACAAGCGAACACTTTCAGCTATACGATCACCTATTTCATCTACCGAAATCAATTCTTCTTCAGTAGCATTTGCAAGAGCATCAATACTTTTATAATGTTTAGCTAGCTTTTTTGCGACTGTTTCACCTACATACCTGATACCCAAAGCAAACAACACTCTTTCAAACGGAATTTGTTTTGAAGCTTCTATACCATTTATTAGGTTTTCTGCACTTTTATCTGCCATTCGTTCCAACGGAATCACATCTTCCTTGGTAAGCTCATACAGATCGGCATAAGTAGTAATTAGGTTATTGGTTACTAGCAAAGCTACCGTTTCTCCACCAAGTCCTTCAATATCCATTGCTTTTCTTGAAATATAGTGCTGAATGCGGCCTATAATTTGCGGCGGGCAACCTTCAGAATTAGGACAGTAATGAAGCGCTTCACCTTCGTTACGTATTAATTCGGTTCCGCATTCGGGACACGTAGTTCTGTACTTGGTAGGGTTTGAATTAGGATCGCGTTCGGTAAAATCAACACCAATAATTTTTGGAATTATTTCTCCGCCTTTTTCAACAAAAACCGTATCTCCCTCACGCACATTTAGTTTTTCAATTTGATCGGCATTGTGCAATGATGCTCGTTTTACAATAGTACCCGCCAATTCTACGGGCTCTAGATTTGCAACGGGTGTGATAGCTCCTGTACGTCCTACTTGATAGGTTATGGCATTTAACTTGGTAGTGACCTGTTCAGCTTTAAACTTGTAAGCCATTGCCCATCGAGGTGCTTTGGCGGTGTAACCCAATTCTTCTTGTTGATACAGACTGTTCACTTTTACTACAACACCATCTGTTTCATAGGGCAATTCGTGACGGTGAACATCCCAATAGTTTATAAAGTTAAGCACCTCATCTATACTTTTGGTAAGCTTGGCAACTTCTGGAACTTTAAACCCCCATTCTCTGGCTTTTTTCAAGCATTCGTATTGGGTAGAAATTGGCAATCTGTCTGCTTTAATACTATACAACAAACATTCTAACGGGCGTTTTGCCACTTCACTACTATCTTGTAACTTTAAGCTTCCGGAAGCTGTGTTTCTTGGATTTCTGTAAGGTTCTTCACCGGCTTCAACCCGCTCTGCATTCATTTGGGTAAACCCCTCAAAGGGCAGTATAATTTCGCCTCTTATTTCAAATTTATCTGGAAAATCACCTTTGAGTTTTAAAGGAACTGAATTTATAGTCTTTACATTGGTAGTTACATCATCTCCTTGAAAACCATCTCCTCTTGTAACTGCTTTTTGTAAACTTCCGTTTTCATATGTTAGATTAATTGAAGCACCGTCATACTTAAGTTCACAAACATACTCAACGGTACCGTCAACCAACTTTTTTATTCGTTTTTCCCAATCTTCCAGATCTTCTTTTGAATATGAATTTGCCAATGAATACATACGATGTTCATGAGTCACCGTATCAAAATTTTTAGTCACTTCGCCACCTACTCGCAAGGTAGGTGAATTGGCGTCATAAAACTCGGGGTGTTGGGCTTCCAGTTGTTGAAGCTCTTTCAGTTTTTGATCAAATTCAAAATCTGAAATAGTAGGATTATCGAGTACGTAATAGTTGTAATTATGTTTGCGTAATGCTTCACGCAGTTGATTGATTTTTGCTTCGGTATTCATACCAACAAATATAGAAAATAGGTACCTTACTCAACTATCATTTAAAAAATTATAGCGTGATTTTTTCAGAAATATTAATCATCTAAAAAAACTGTTCTCACAATTGCTGCAAATAAACCACCGGCAATAGGAATCAATATAAAAAGCCAAACTTGCTCCAGTGCTTTACCACCAGAAAAAAGTGCCGGACCTAAACTGCGAGCCGGATTTACAGAGGTGCCGGTAATAGGAATAGCTACCATGTGAATCAATACCAAGGAAATACCAATTGCCATACCTGCCATTAAAGGTGAGGCTTTTTTTGCGGTAGTTCCGAAAATGATTAAAAGAAATAAGAAAGTGAAAATAAATTCAGTAATCAATGCTGAAATGATGTTGTACTCGCCTAAATACCCTTCGCCCCAACCATTACTCGCCAATCCCCACTCTGGCATTTCAAAACCTTCACTACCTATTGCAATAATGTATAAGATGGCAGAGGCAAGAATAGCACCAATGCATTGTGAAAAAACATACCCTATTGTATCTCGTATTGAAAGTTTTTTGGCTGCCATCATAGCTATTGAAACAGCGGGATTAATATGGCATCCAGATATAGGACCTATTGCATACACCATTACGGTAAGTGCAAAACCAAAGGCTAACGATATACCCAGCAAACCTATACCTTCAGGGCCTGATTGTGAAATGCTTGCAATTGTTGCAGCTCCACACCCAAATAAAACTAAGGCAAATGTACCTAACGCTTCAGCGAAATATTTTTTAGCAGCCCCCAAAATAAATATCTGATTTACAGATACTAAAGATAATTCATTTGTTTATAAATTCAACAAGCTAAAATGAAAGTTGTTTCTTACGCTCTATCGGGGTTTAACCAATTAGGAATATCTGGTGCTTTAAAGTTTTGCATTTTTTCAAGGAGGTTCTCGATGGTAGTATCAACCAATAATAATTCATAGTTATCCATAGACAGAAACCCCTTACGCACCATAGTCTCAAGTAGTTTAAGAAGGTCATTATAAAAGCCATTCACGTTTAATAATCCTATTGGCTTTTTGTGCAGCCCTAATTGTAGCCACGTGATAATTTCAAATAATTCTTCGAGGGTCCCCATTCCTCCGGGCATAGCAATAAAAGCATCACTCAACTCGTGCATTTTTAATTTGCGTTCATGCATATTTTCGGTTGTGTAAAGCTTTGTAAGACCTAAATGCACAACTTCTTTTTTCTTCAAAAATTCAGGTATTACTCCTAGTACCTGCCCTTTGTTATCTAGTGTATTTTTAGCCAAAACTCCCATAACCCCAATTTTGGCAGCGCCATATACTAGGGTTATTCCTTTTTCTGCAAAAAGTTTTCCGGTTTTTTCTGCTGCTTCGGTAATAGCGGCATCATTTCCTTCACTGCTTCCACAAAACACACATATTTTGGTCAATTCTTTCATCGGGTAGTTATTTTTTACATTGTAGCATTCGGTCTTTGCCCCTGAAATCTTTTCTTAATTCAACAGAAGAATAGCCTTCTTCTTGCAATGACGTTATTAATTCGTTACTAAGATACTCATTTATCTCGAAGTAAAGCCTCCCGTCTGGTTTTAAGTATCGCAGTGACAGCCTAGCAATAGTTCTATAAAACAGTAACGGATCACTGTTACTTACAAACAAAGCTGAAGCCGGTTCATAATCTAAAACATTATGGTGCATTTCTAGTTTTTCAAGTTCACGCACATAGGGCGGATTTGAAACAATCACATCATATTGCTGTGGCAGTGATGCTGTTTTTAAAATATCTTTTTGATAAAAATGTACTCGCACTCTATTTTTTTTGGCATTAGCTTCGGCAGTTTTTAAGGTTTCGTATGAATAGTCTAAAGCCGAAACCTTTGCAGTTGCAAGATTTTTGGCTAGAGAAATAGCAATGCACCCAGACCCGGTGCCAATATCCAATACACTAAAGGTAGTACTTGTTTCTGAAGCTGAATTTTCAAGGATCCATTCAACCAATTCTTCAGTTTCAGGTCGTGGAATTAAAGTGTGTTGATTTACTTCAAAAGTGAGTCCATAAAATTCGGTTGTACCAATAATATATTGTATAGGTTCATGCTTTTCCAAACGACTGATCGCATCTTTAAACTGATTAATTTCAGTAGAAGTTAGCTTCTTACTAGCTTCTAATGTTACTTGTATGCGAGTTAGGTTCAAATAAGCTTCAGAAAGTAAAGTAAAAAATGATTGTATTTCTTCAGAAGGATACAATGCTGAAAGTCTTTCTACAAAATGGTTTTTTAATTCTTTTACAGTCATTTATTTACAGTTTCATAAGCATATGCACCGGACAAGAATGATGACCGGTGTTTCCTAAAGGAGCGTCAATTGTTTCAAAACCTACGCTTTTGTATAAATTTTGAGCGGCTGTCA harbors:
- a CDS encoding DUF4835 family protein, with translation MRKFILLLFVLTLTLSTQAQELNCSITVDAEQTGQPNLQVFRTLQQELTDFVNNTKWTNKVYKNQERIDCNMSIIISDFESTSFSATIQVQASRPTFNSTYDSPIYNYNDRQFSFDYTEFQPLNFNLNTFNSNLISVIAYHVYTIIGLDADTFEKNGGEEYFQVAKQIINTAASSNFIGWKPTDGTQTRYRFNEALLSNVYQEFHTAMYEYHREGLDIMTQDPKDAKEAIVDAIQTLSQINNRRPNSYIIRTFFDAKSDEIQSIFSGGPSVDIVKLVENLNKMAPTKRSNWSEIKF
- the coaBC gene encoding bifunctional phosphopantothenoylcysteine decarboxylase/phosphopantothenate--cysteine ligase CoaBC, whose protein sequence is MSILSGKNVLLGVTAGIAAYKAAFLVRLFVKKGAQVKVVMTPSAKEFVTPLTLSTLSKNEVFSSFTNEEDDNAQWNNHVELGLWADLFVIAPATANTLSKMAHGTSDNLLLATYLSAKCPVYYAPAMDLDMYKHPSTTATFEKLDSFRNIQIPAEEGELASGLSGKGRMAEPEHIISFIENHLLQQMPLQGKKMLVTAGPTYEAIDPVRFIGNHSSGKMGYAVAEAAAKLGSEVFLVSGPVNISLENSRVKIIPVTSAKDMYEAAHTYFPTCDIAVLSAAVADYRPKQVASEKIKKNDSSLTLELEKTQDILKSLGEIKKHQFLVGFALETQNELENAKSKLKKKNLDLIVLNSLKDKGAGFKADTNKVTLINKDNKVQRFAVKPKTEVANDILQYIIENIDA
- a CDS encoding DNA-directed RNA polymerase subunit omega, whose product is MIDIKNSEAPINTTTIDKNKVDAPTENIYEAISIIAKRATQINGDIKKELLEKLDEFATYNDSLEEIFENKEQIEVSKFYERLPKPHALAVEEWLNDKIYYRNTKEEELNK
- a CDS encoding outer membrane protein assembly factor BamD: MKATFLLLLSVIVLSSCSNYQKVLSSDDTGKKYALADSLYKQKKYKKALKLFEQIVPVYRGKPQAERLMFLYATTFYELEDFYLAGYQYERFETSYPQSDSVEVAAYRSAKSYYELSPRYSLDQEDTYKALEKLQSYINKYPNSEKRPEANKLVSELKEKLEKKDIEVANQLLKIAEYIGDYRPAIESYDNFISDHPGSKYRKDAFFGRLQAAYELALLSIPSLKEERLISAKDYYNKFLKYYSDTDLRAEADIIAADITARLGETESKS
- the dapA gene encoding 4-hydroxy-tetrahydrodipicolinate synthase, translating into MKELIGTGVALITPFKEDLSVDVEGLKKVVNYNIDNGTDYLVVLGTTAESATLNKEEKQLVIDTIVEANNKRLPLVLGIGGNNTAAVIEEMKTSDLTAFTAILSVSPAYNKPTQQGIYNHFAAIAQEAPLPIILYNVPGRTASNMLPETVIKLANDFKNIIGIKEAAGDLVQAMQMIDGTPDSFLVISGDDMIALPMTLAGGAGVISVIGEGFPKEFSKMIQLGLDRKVDEAYAIHYNIAPAINYIFEEGNPAGIKAVFKKLNICNDAVRLPLVKASDSLQSKIASFIDSQ
- the ligA gene encoding NAD-dependent DNA ligase LigA; translated protein: MNTEAKINQLREALRKHNYNYYVLDNPTISDFEFDQKLKELQQLEAQHPEFYDANSPTLRVGGEVTKNFDTVTHEHRMYSLANSYSKEDLEDWEKRIKKLVDGTVEYVCELKYDGASINLTYENGSLQKAVTRGDGFQGDDVTTNVKTINSVPLKLKGDFPDKFEIRGEIILPFEGFTQMNAERVEAGEEPYRNPRNTASGSLKLQDSSEVAKRPLECLLYSIKADRLPISTQYECLKKAREWGFKVPEVAKLTKSIDEVLNFINYWDVHRHELPYETDGVVVKVNSLYQQEELGYTAKAPRWAMAYKFKAEQVTTKLNAITYQVGRTGAITPVANLEPVELAGTIVKRASLHNADQIEKLNVREGDTVFVEKGGEIIPKIIGVDFTERDPNSNPTKYRTTCPECGTELIRNEGEALHYCPNSEGCPPQIIGRIQHYISRKAMDIEGLGGETVALLVTNNLITTYADLYELTKEDVIPLERMADKSAENLINGIEASKQIPFERVLFALGIRYVGETVAKKLAKHYKSIDALANATEEELISVDEIGDRIAESVRLFFTSEKNIHTIERLKNYGVQLEISAEKLANQTNKLNGDTFVVSGVFHQVSRTELKKLIEDNGGKVSSSISGKTNYVVAGDNMGPSKKTKAENLGVPIISEEDFLQMIS
- the aqpZ gene encoding aquaporin Z; protein product: MGAAKKYFAEALGTFALVLFGCGAATIASISQSGPEGIGLLGISLAFGFALTVMVYAIGPISGCHINPAVSIAMMAAKKLSIRDTIGYVFSQCIGAILASAILYIIAIGSEGFEMPEWGLASNGWGEGYLGEYNIISALITEFIFTFLFLLIIFGTTAKKASPLMAGMAIGISLVLIHMVAIPITGTSVNPARSLGPALFSGGKALEQVWLFILIPIAGGLFAAIVRTVFLDD
- a CDS encoding TIGR00730 family Rossman fold protein — protein: MKELTKICVFCGSSEGNDAAITEAAEKTGKLFAEKGITLVYGAAKIGVMGVLAKNTLDNKGQVLGVIPEFLKKKEVVHLGLTKLYTTENMHERKLKMHELSDAFIAMPGGMGTLEELFEIITWLQLGLHKKPIGLLNVNGFYNDLLKLLETMVRKGFLSMDNYELLLVDTTIENLLEKMQNFKAPDIPNWLNPDRA
- the prmC gene encoding peptide chain release factor N(5)-glutamine methyltransferase, translated to MTVKELKNHFVERLSALYPSEEIQSFFTLLSEAYLNLTRIQVTLEASKKLTSTEINQFKDAISRLEKHEPIQYIIGTTEFYGLTFEVNQHTLIPRPETEELVEWILENSASETSTTFSVLDIGTGSGCIAISLAKNLATAKVSALDYSYETLKTAEANAKKNRVRVHFYQKDILKTASLPQQYDVIVSNPPYVRELEKLEMHHNVLDYEPASALFVSNSDPLLFYRTIARLSLRYLKPDGRLYFEINEYLSNELITSLQEEGYSSVELRKDFRGKDRMLQCKK